From one Trifolium pratense cultivar HEN17-A07 linkage group LG1, ARS_RC_1.1, whole genome shotgun sequence genomic stretch:
- the LOC123923783 gene encoding pectinesterase inhibitor 6-like, which yields MVRRKSHLTLLVTFIFLSYLANTSQLVFAKEKDNVKDACKVTRYQNLCKRSLAPFSNSAGRSPSKWARAGVSVTIGEVEHVQTYLANLKRHGHLRGRNKVALLDCVETFADALDELHRSLNVLRRLSRNTFGTQMGDLNSWISAALTNQDTCLDGFQGENGRKIKLLRNKVVQVYYITSNALALVNKLATTGLGSISDP from the coding sequence ATGGTCAGAAGAAAATCACACCTTACTTTACTggttacatttatttttctttcataccTTGCAAATACTAGCCAATTGGTATTTGCAAAAGAGAAAGACAATGTAAAAGATGCTTGCAAAGTAACTAGGTATCAAAACCTTTGCAAGCGCTCGCTAGCACCGTTCTCTAACAGTGCTGGAAGAAGCCCCAGCAAGTGGGCAAGGGCAGGAGTTTCAGTTACAATCGGCGAGGTTGAGCATGTTCAAACATATCTGGCAAACTTAAAGAGACACGGGCATTTAAGAGGAAGAAACAAAGTTGCGCTTTTAGATTGTGTTGAGACTTTTGCAGATGCCCTTGATGAGCTTCATAGGTCACTGAATGTGCTCAGAAGACTTAGCAGAAACACATTTGGTACACAAATGGGGGACCTTAATTCATGGATAAGTGCAGCACTCACAAATCAAGATACTTGCCTCGATGGATTTCAAGGCGAAAACGGTAGGAAAATTAAATTGCTGCGAAATAAGGTTGTACAAGTCTATTATATAACCAGTAACGCTCTAGCTCTCGTCAACAAACTTGCCACTACAGGACTAGGAAGCATTTCTGATCCATAG
- the LOC123924024 gene encoding UDP-glucuronic acid decarboxylase 2-like — MSSELTFRGHEAQQVNDEYSPKPNKPWLSAIRPIRYMLREQRLVFVLIGIVIATLFFTLAPSTTKSSSSFSTVHYDSHPISYFENEPKSTPYHQRAAAVVHSFGKIPLGIKRKGLRIVVTGGAGFVGSHLVDRLIARGDSVIVVDNFFTGRKENVMHHFGNPRFELIRHDVVEPLLLEVDQIYHLACPASPVHYKFNPVKTIKTNVVGTLNMLGLAKRVGARFLLTSTSEVYGDPLQHPQKETYWGNVNPIGVRSCYDEGKRTAETLTMDYHRGAGVEVRIARIFNTYGPRMCLDDGRVVSNFVAQALRKEPLTVYGDGKQTRSFQYVSDLVEGLMRLMEGEHVGPFNLGNPGEFTMLELAKVVQETIDPDAKIEYRPNTEDDPHKRKPDITKAKEQLGWEPKVDLHKGLPLMVSDFRQRIFGDHKEGGTVA; from the exons ATGAGTTCAGAATTGACTTTCAGAGGACACGAAGCACAACAAGTGAACGACGAATACTCACCGAAACCAAACAAACCATGGCTCTCAGCAATTCGTCCGATTCGTTACATGCTTCGTGAACAACGACTCGTTTTCGTGTTAATCGGAATCGTCATAGCAACTTTATTCTTCACACTCGCACCATCAACTACCAAATCATCATCCTCATTCTCAACCGTTCATTACGATTCTCATCCGATCTCATATTTCGAGAATGAACCAAAATCCACACCGTACCATCAACGCGCCGCCGCGGTTGTTCATTCATTTGGGAAGATTCCGTTAGGAATCAAACGAAAGGGACTTCGGATCGTTGTTACCGGAGGAGCCGGTTTCGTTGGTTCTCACCTTGTGGATCGGTTAATTGCGAGAGGTGATAGCGTTATTGTTGTTGATAATTTCTTCACTGGAAGAAAAGAAAACGTTATGCATCATTTTGGTAACCCTCGATTTGAGCTTATTCGACACGACGTCGTTGAGCCTCTTTTGCTTGAAGTTGATCAGATCTATCATCTTGCTTGTCCTGCTTCACCTGTTCATTACAAATTCAACCCTGTCAAGACTATT AAGACCAATGTTGTGGGAACACTGAACATGCTTGGATTGGCCAAGAGAGTTGGAGCTAGATTCTTGTTAACAAGTACTAGTGAGGTTTATGGTGATCCTTTGCAGCATCCTCAGAAGGAGACTTATTGGGGAAACGTTAATCCAATTG GTGTTAGAAGCTGCTACGATGAGGGAAAGCGTACGGCTGAGACATTGACTATGGACTACCACAGAGGGGCCGGTGTGGAG GTTAGAATTGCTAGGATCTTTAATACATACGGTCCCAGAATGTGCTTAGATGATGGACGTGTCGTTAGTAACTTCGTTGCTCAG GCGCTGAGGAAGGAGCCTTTGACAGTTTATGGGGATGGGAAGCAGACAAGAAGTTTCCAGTACGTCTCTGACTTG GTGGAGGGTCTAATGCGCCTTATGGAAGGAGAACATGTAGGACCATTCAACCTTGGAAATCCCGGTGAATTTACCATGCTTGAACTTGCCAAG GTGGTCCAAGAAACAATCGACCCAGATGCAAAGATAGAGTACAGGCCAAATACAGAGGATGACCCACACAAGAGAAAGCCTGATATTACTAAGGCAAAGGAGCAGCTTGGTTGGGAACCCAAGGTGGACCTTCACAAGGGCCTCCCACTAATGGTTTCTGACTTCCGACAACGTATTTTTGGTGACCATAAGGAAGGTGGAACTGTGGCCTAA
- the LOC123924107 gene encoding caffeoylshikimate esterase — protein sequence MDLRFEYQEGYWRNTRGMQLFTCKWLPISSSPKALVFICHGYGMECSSFMKEIGEKLASAGYAVFGMDYEGHGRSAGVRCYITKFDNVVNDCSSFYKSICELQEFKGKAKFLYGESMGGAVSLLLHKRDPSFWDGAVLVAPMCKISEKLKPHPVFVSILTGLEEIIPKWKIVPTKDVINSAFKDHTKRETIRNNKLIYQDKPRLKTALELLRTSLSVETSLHQVTLPFLVLHGEEDTVTDPEVSKALYDKASSVDKTLKLYPGMWHGLTSGEPDENIELVFGDIISWLDKRATSKARIESFLPITTYKRSNLLEFQEGRPRASL from the exons ATGGATTTGAGATTTGAATATCAAGAA GGATATTGGAGGAACACAAGGGGAATGCAACTCTTCACATGCAAATGGTTGCCTATTTCTTCTTCTCCCAAGGCTCTTGTTTTCATTTGCCATG GATATGGAATGGAATGTAGTAGTTTCATGAAAG AAATTGGAGAAAAGTTAGCGTCTGCAGGATATGCTGTGTTTGGGATGGACTACGAAGGACATGGACGCTCTGCAGGTGTTCGTTGTTACATAACCAAATTCGACAACGTTGTTAATGACTGTTCCAGCTTTTACAAGTCAATTTGTG AGCTCCAAGAGTTCAAGGGAAAGGCCAAATTCTTATATGGAGAATCAATGGGAGGAGCTGTGTCTTTACTGTTACATAAAAGGGACCCTTCATTTTGGGATGGTGCTGTTTTGGTGGCACCAATGTGTAAGATATCAGAGAAGTTGAAACCACATCCTGTTTTTGTTAGCATATTGACAGGTTTGGAAGAAATTATTCCCAAGTGGAAAATTGTTCCCACAAAGGATGTCATCAATTCAGCCTTCAAAGATCATACCAAACGGGAGACA ATAAGAAATAACAAGTTGATATATCAGGACAAGCCAAGGTTAAAAACAGCATTGGAACTACTAAGAACTAGTTTGAGTGTTGAAACCAGCTTACACCAG GTGACACTGCCTTTCTTAGTATTACATGGAGAGGAAGATACAGTGACAGACCCAGAAGTAAGCAAGGCATTATATGACAAAGCTAGTAGTGTCGACAAGACCTTGAAATTGTATCCTGGAATGTGGCATGGATTAACATCTGGGGAGCCTGATGAAAATATCGAACTTGTTTTCGGAGACATCATAAGTTGGCTTGACAAAAGAGCTACTAGCAAGGCACGTATTGAGTCTTTTCTTCCAATTACAACTTACAAGCGCAGTAATCTTCTTGAGTTTCAAGAAGGTCGCCCTCGCGCATCACTGTAG